One segment of uncultured Propionivibrio sp. DNA contains the following:
- a CDS encoding HAD hydrolase family protein, translating to MKVQDTARDRASRIKLMVFDVDGVLTDASLYITDAGDEIKVFNTRDGHGMRMLQNAGIRLAIITGRRARCVEVRMQNLNIDLVYQGVSNKLECLRTLLAEQGLTPDEAGFMGDDVIDLQAMALCGFSAAPEDAHRLVAKQASLVVDRPGGRGAAREVCEFILEAQGKLDESFSGYLLATGQ from the coding sequence ATGAAAGTTCAGGATACGGCGCGCGACCGGGCGTCGCGCATCAAGCTGATGGTATTCGACGTCGACGGCGTGCTCACCGACGCCTCGCTCTACATCACCGACGCCGGCGACGAAATCAAGGTATTCAACACGCGCGACGGCCACGGCATGCGCATGCTGCAGAACGCCGGCATCCGACTCGCGATCATTACCGGACGACGCGCTCGCTGCGTCGAGGTGCGCATGCAAAACCTCAACATCGATCTCGTTTATCAGGGCGTGTCGAACAAGCTTGAGTGTCTGCGCACCCTCCTGGCAGAACAAGGCCTGACACCGGACGAAGCCGGATTCATGGGCGATGACGTCATCGACCTGCAGGCGATGGCACTGTGCGGATTCTCGGCCGCGCCCGAAGACGCCCACCGTCTGGTCGCGAAACAGGCCTCGCTGGTCGTTGACCGTCCCGGCGGACGCGGCGCGGCGCGGGAAGTGTGCGAATTCATCCTTGAAGCCCAGGGCAAGCTCGACGAAAGCTTCTCCGGCTATTTGCTGGCGACCGGACAATGA
- a CDS encoding lysophospholipid acyltransferase family protein → MNVGSNRIGIEVFVMLFFRALSFLPLSWLHALGAGLGWLTWALSPTYRRHLSENLTLALGETEARRIRSAAIAQAGRQFMELPKIWLRPLGEVAGRVVKITGWELAERAMREGTGILYLTPHLGCFEIISLYLSTHAPLTVMYRPPKRRWMQALIETGRIRDSLKIAAADLAGVRTLLKALRKGEAVGMLPDQAPKEGEGRWLRYFGKPAYTMTLAARLSESGATVLMVWAERLPGGEGFHLHVQAPGQALVGATEARAQQINHEIESLIRQCPAQYLWGYNRYKRPAGAEPPPAADDNAA, encoded by the coding sequence GTGAATGTCGGGTCAAACCGGATCGGTATAGAGGTTTTCGTGATGCTTTTTTTTCGTGCGTTGAGTTTTCTTCCCTTGTCCTGGCTGCATGCGCTGGGGGCTGGCCTCGGCTGGCTGACGTGGGCGCTTTCGCCGACTTATCGCCGCCATTTGAGCGAAAATCTGACGCTCGCGCTGGGTGAGACCGAGGCGCGGAGAATTCGTTCCGCCGCGATCGCCCAGGCCGGACGGCAGTTCATGGAGTTGCCCAAGATCTGGCTGCGGCCGCTCGGCGAGGTGGCGGGGCGGGTGGTAAAGATCACCGGCTGGGAACTTGCCGAACGGGCGATGCGCGAGGGGACGGGGATTCTCTATCTGACGCCGCATCTGGGCTGTTTCGAAATCATCAGCCTCTATCTGTCCACGCACGCGCCGCTGACGGTCATGTACCGGCCGCCGAAGCGGCGCTGGATGCAGGCATTGATCGAAACCGGGCGTATCCGTGACAGCTTGAAAATCGCGGCGGCCGACCTTGCTGGCGTAAGAACTCTGCTCAAAGCCCTCAGAAAGGGGGAGGCCGTCGGGATGTTGCCGGATCAGGCGCCGAAAGAGGGCGAGGGGCGATGGCTGCGCTATTTCGGAAAACCGGCCTATACGATGACCCTGGCCGCCCGGTTGAGCGAGAGTGGCGCCACCGTTCTCATGGTCTGGGCCGAGCGATTGCCGGGCGGGGAAGGCTTTCATCTGCATGTGCAGGCGCCCGGGCAGGCGCTTGTCGGGGCTACCGAGGCGCGGGCACAGCAGATCAATCACGAAATTGAATCGTTGATCCGTCAGTGTCCGGCGCAGTATCTCTGGGGTTACAACCGCTACAAGCGGCCGGCGGGGGCCGAGCCGCCACCCGCGGCGGACGACAACGCCGCTTGA
- a CDS encoding prepilin-type N-terminal cleavage/methylation domain-containing protein, producing MQSTRRTIPLLGFTLIEMAIVLVIIGLLLGGILKGQELISNAKAKNLGNDFRSIPLFLYGYQDKFRALPGDDPGVRAHLGAVSGLLAPTPETVGNGRIEGLFNSISPTDESLAFWQHIRLANIAIGPIDFSTATAIAMALPRNSEGGRLGVQSVVPIAGMAGAFFVCSDAIPGKLAKQIDIALDDGSTDTGAMRTMTSSYTGTEKRAEPTESIANETPYIVCAAF from the coding sequence ATGCAAAGCACCCGCCGCACGATTCCCCTGCTGGGTTTCACCCTCATTGAAATGGCAATCGTGCTGGTCATCATCGGGCTGCTGTTGGGCGGCATCCTGAAGGGGCAGGAACTGATCAGCAACGCCAAGGCAAAAAACCTGGGGAACGATTTCCGCTCGATACCGCTGTTTCTTTACGGCTATCAGGACAAATTCCGCGCGCTCCCCGGCGACGACCCCGGCGTTCGGGCGCATCTCGGCGCCGTCTCCGGCCTGCTCGCACCAACGCCAGAAACCGTCGGCAACGGACGTATCGAAGGTTTGTTCAACTCCATTTCGCCAACCGACGAATCTCTGGCATTCTGGCAGCATATTCGCCTCGCCAATATCGCCATCGGCCCGATCGATTTTTCGACGGCAACGGCAATTGCGATGGCGTTACCGCGCAATTCTGAAGGCGGCCGCCTTGGTGTACAGAGCGTCGTGCCGATCGCCGGCATGGCCGGCGCGTTTTTCGTCTGCTCTGACGCGATCCCGGGAAAGCTCGCCAAACAGATCGATATCGCCCTCGATGACGGCTCCACCGACACCGGCGCCATGCGCACCATGACATCCAGCTATACCGGCACCGAGAAGCGTGCCGAACCCACTGAAAGCATCGCCAACGAGACGCCTTACATTGTCTGCGCCGCTTTCTGA
- a CDS encoding molybdopterin-binding protein — protein sequence MNFGALIIGDEILSGKRQDAHFAKLAALLAARGLRLSWVEYMGDERPRLAAALRRSFEAGDVVFSFGGIGNTPDDHTRQAAAEALGVDLVLHPDAEREIRARFGDQISANRLLLGVFPRGVETIPNPFNRIPGFRIRDHHFLPGFPQMAHPMAEWALDTFYSHLFNQKPLVDKAFLLTGDRAIESGLLDLMERIVADYPSLRLYSLPSIGEDGQRRHLELGVEGDGLLVDQALEEIRQEVERRSITWRWRG from the coding sequence ATGAACTTTGGCGCCTTGATCATTGGCGATGAAATCCTGTCGGGCAAACGCCAGGACGCGCATTTTGCCAAGCTGGCGGCCTTGCTGGCGGCGCGCGGACTGCGCCTGTCCTGGGTCGAGTACATGGGGGATGAACGTCCGCGCCTGGCAGCGGCCTTGCGCCGCAGTTTCGAGGCCGGCGACGTCGTCTTCAGTTTCGGCGGCATTGGCAACACGCCCGACGACCATACACGCCAGGCGGCAGCCGAGGCGCTCGGTGTCGACCTCGTCCTGCATCCCGATGCCGAGCGGGAAATCCGCGCGCGCTTCGGCGACCAGATCTCCGCCAATCGCCTGCTGCTCGGTGTTTTTCCGCGCGGCGTCGAGACGATCCCGAATCCCTTCAACCGCATCCCGGGTTTTCGCATCCGCGATCATCACTTCCTGCCGGGCTTCCCGCAGATGGCGCATCCGATGGCCGAGTGGGCGCTCGACACGTTCTATTCGCACCTCTTCAACCAGAAGCCGCTTGTCGACAAGGCTTTCCTGCTGACTGGCGACCGGGCCATCGAGAGCGGGTTGCTCGATCTGATGGAGCGTATCGTCGCCGATTATCCGTCACTGCGGCTCTACAGTCTGCCGTCGATCGGCGAGGACGGTCAGCGTCGTCACCTGGAGTTGGGGGTTGAGGGCGACGGTCTGCTTGTCGATCAGGCGCTTGAAGAAATCCGTCAGGAAGTCGAGCGGCGTAGCATCACCTGGCGCTGGCGCGGCTGA
- a CDS encoding KpsF/GutQ family sugar-phosphate isomerase: MNPIRPSSQALDLARQVLRIEGEAVLALTSRLDDTFLRALELVLNSRGRVIVSGIGKSGHVGRKIAATLASTGTPAFFVHPAEASHGDLGMITGEDVVIAISNSGESDELLNILPAIKRQGAKLIAMTGNPASTLARDADAHLDAGVTQEACPLNLAPTASTTAALAMGDALAVALLDARGFNAEDFARSHPGGSLGRRQLKIIRVREVMRTGEAIPVVPPDASVAACVCEITRGTIGMTVVVSAERQVLGIFTDGDLRRAVLKHPDLHGLVARDIMTARPRVMHPDKLVDEAVEMMERYKINQIPVVDDDGILVGALNMHDLFQAKAI; this comes from the coding sequence ATGAATCCGATCCGCCCCTCATCCCAAGCGCTCGACCTTGCCCGCCAGGTGCTTCGCATCGAAGGCGAGGCCGTGCTGGCGCTGACGAGCCGCCTTGACGACACCTTCCTGCGCGCGCTGGAACTTGTCCTGAACAGTCGCGGACGCGTCATCGTCAGCGGCATCGGCAAGTCGGGACATGTCGGCCGCAAGATTGCCGCGACGCTGGCCAGTACCGGCACGCCGGCGTTCTTCGTTCACCCAGCCGAAGCCAGCCACGGCGACCTCGGCATGATCACCGGCGAAGACGTCGTCATCGCCATCTCCAATTCGGGCGAGAGTGACGAACTGCTCAACATCCTGCCGGCGATCAAGCGTCAGGGAGCCAAGCTCATCGCCATGACCGGCAACCCGGCCTCGACGCTGGCGCGAGATGCCGACGCCCATCTCGACGCTGGCGTTACCCAGGAAGCCTGCCCGCTCAACCTCGCGCCAACCGCAAGCACAACGGCCGCCCTGGCGATGGGCGACGCCCTTGCCGTTGCCCTGCTCGACGCCCGCGGCTTCAACGCCGAGGATTTCGCGCGCTCGCATCCCGGCGGATCGCTCGGTCGGCGGCAACTCAAGATCATCCGCGTCCGCGAAGTCATGCGTACCGGCGAAGCGATCCCGGTCGTGCCGCCCGACGCCAGCGTCGCCGCCTGCGTCTGCGAAATCACCCGAGGCACCATTGGCATGACTGTCGTCGTTTCCGCCGAACGCCAGGTGCTCGGTATCTTCACCGACGGCGACCTGCGCCGCGCAGTACTCAAGCACCCCGATCTTCATGGCCTCGTCGCCCGCGACATCATGACCGCAAGACCGCGCGTCATGCATCCCGATAAACTGGTCGACGAAGCCGTCGAAATGATGGAACGTTACAAGATCAACCAGATTCCGGTCGTTGATGACGACGGCATCCTAGTCGGCGCACTCAACATGCACGACCTTTTCCAGGCCAAGGCCATCTGA
- the lptC gene encoding LPS export ABC transporter periplasmic protein LptC: MKHWGSALFPLTLLGALAALTFWLRYATELPEIRHDGKHRHDPDFIVTDGTLRKIGPTGTLAYTLKSTEIRHYPDDGSSDLINPDLVYLTAKGPTITTKSDTAHASDDNERIDLYGNVRIERSATKKDPAMVGTTSELTVFPNDEKAFTRSPVRITQGESWITGVGLQMDYRMQTYVLESKARALLESRHAKK, from the coding sequence ATGAAGCACTGGGGCAGCGCACTCTTTCCGCTGACGCTGCTGGGCGCGCTGGCAGCGCTCACCTTCTGGCTGCGTTATGCCACCGAACTACCGGAGATCCGCCATGACGGCAAACACCGTCACGATCCCGATTTCATCGTCACCGACGGGACCCTGCGCAAGATCGGCCCAACCGGCACGCTGGCCTATACGCTGAAATCCACCGAAATCCGCCACTATCCGGATGACGGCAGCAGCGATCTCATCAACCCTGATCTCGTCTATCTGACCGCCAAGGGACCGACGATCACGACCAAATCCGACACCGCCCACGCAAGTGACGACAACGAGCGCATCGATCTCTACGGCAACGTGCGCATCGAGCGTTCGGCAACCAAGAAAGATCCGGCGATGGTCGGCACCACGTCCGAACTCACCGTATTCCCCAACGATGAAAAAGCCTTCACCCGGAGTCCGGTACGTATCACGCAGGGCGAATCCTGGATCACCGGCGTCGGCCTGCAGATGGATTACCGGATGCAGACCTACGTTCTCGAATCGAAAGCGCGCGCCCTTCTGGAAAGCCGCCACGCCAAGAAATAG
- a CDS encoding HD-GYP domain-containing protein, translated as MLKKIRVEQLTLGMHIKEFCGSWMEHPFWRTSFVVSDPEDLKAIRKSSIKEVWIDCRKGLDVAPDIPTISVAETEAQVDAELNQAAQAQREVAPVPIAAEIERATKICAQAKRAVTSMFQEARMGKAVNAASAQQLVEEISDSVSRNPGALISLARLKTADDYTYMHSVAVCALMIALARQLGLDAQETRSAGIAGLLHDLGKAMMPMEVLNKPGKLTDEEFAIIKRHPVEGHRLLNGSGADTMAFDVVLHHHEKTDGSGYPKGLKDADISIYAKMGAVCDVYDAITSNRPYKAGWDPAESLRKMAEWANGHFDQRVFQAFVKSLGIYPIGSLVKLNSGRLGIVIEQSERSLLSPRVKVFYSTRSHARIPPEVVDLSRPNCAEKIANREDPAKWDFPDLNELWSSPNTN; from the coding sequence ATGCTCAAGAAAATCCGCGTCGAACAACTGACCCTCGGGATGCATATCAAGGAGTTTTGCGGCTCCTGGATGGAACATCCTTTCTGGCGTACTTCGTTCGTCGTCAGCGACCCGGAAGATCTCAAGGCCATCCGGAAGAGCAGCATCAAGGAGGTCTGGATCGACTGTCGCAAGGGGCTCGATGTCGCACCGGACATTCCCACCATCTCGGTCGCCGAAACCGAGGCCCAGGTCGATGCCGAACTGAACCAGGCCGCACAAGCCCAGCGCGAAGTCGCCCCCGTCCCGATTGCCGCTGAAATCGAACGTGCGACCAAGATCTGCGCCCAAGCCAAACGCGCCGTCACCTCAATGTTCCAGGAAGCGCGCATGGGCAAGGCGGTCAATGCCGCCAGTGCGCAACAGCTGGTCGAAGAAATTTCCGACTCGGTCAGTCGCAACCCCGGCGCGCTGATCAGCCTGGCGCGCCTGAAGACTGCCGACGATTACACCTACATGCACTCCGTTGCCGTCTGCGCGTTGATGATCGCGCTGGCCAGGCAGCTTGGGCTGGATGCCCAGGAAACCCGCTCGGCCGGTATTGCCGGACTGTTGCACGACCTCGGCAAGGCAATGATGCCAATGGAAGTGCTCAATAAGCCGGGAAAACTGACTGACGAAGAATTCGCCATCATCAAGCGTCATCCGGTCGAAGGCCACCGGCTGCTCAATGGCAGCGGTGCCGATACCATGGCGTTCGACGTCGTCCTGCACCACCATGAGAAGACCGACGGCTCCGGCTATCCCAAGGGCCTCAAGGACGCCGACATCAGCATTTACGCCAAAATGGGGGCGGTGTGCGACGTTTATGACGCCATCACCTCCAACCGGCCGTACAAGGCAGGCTGGGACCCCGCCGAATCGCTGCGAAAGATGGCTGAATGGGCGAACGGCCACTTCGACCAGCGCGTTTTTCAGGCATTCGTCAAAAGTCTTGGCATCTATCCGATCGGCTCGCTCGTCAAGCTCAATTCCGGCCGGCTTGGCATCGTCATCGAACAGTCCGAAAGATCCTTGCTCAGCCCGAGGGTCAAGGTCTTTTACTCGACACGCTCGCACGCCCGCATCCCGCCGGAGGTTGTGGATCTGTCCCGGCCCAATTGCGCGGAAAAAATTGCCAACCGCGAAGATCCAGCCAAATGGGATTTCCCCGACCTCAACGAGCTTTGGTCGTCGCCGAACACTAACTGA
- the lptA gene encoding lipopolysaccharide transport periplasmic protein LptA, producing MTTTFRRLTVTCLMIALALPALAEKADREKPINIEADRVSLDDITKVQIFEGNVVLIQGTLQLRTNRLVVTQDADGFQKGVATGGTRGLAYFRQKREGKDEYIEGEGERIEHDAREEYTQFFIRAWVKSGEDEVKGQYISYNALTEKYLVTTGTGEQRSAVGAQQARVRAIIQPKKKGEETPDKTAPLTLRPSETVQP from the coding sequence ATGACGACAACATTCCGCCGCCTGACCGTCACCTGCCTGATGATTGCCCTCGCCCTGCCGGCGTTGGCCGAAAAGGCTGACCGCGAAAAACCGATCAACATCGAGGCCGACCGCGTCAGCCTCGACGACATCACCAAAGTCCAGATCTTCGAGGGCAACGTGGTGCTGATTCAGGGCACGCTGCAATTGCGTACCAACCGGCTGGTCGTCACGCAGGATGCCGACGGCTTCCAGAAAGGCGTCGCCACCGGCGGTACGCGCGGCCTCGCCTATTTCCGCCAGAAGCGCGAAGGCAAGGACGAGTACATCGAGGGCGAAGGCGAGCGCATCGAACACGATGCACGCGAGGAATATACCCAATTCTTCATTCGCGCTTGGGTAAAAAGCGGAGAAGACGAAGTCAAGGGCCAGTACATCTCCTACAACGCTCTGACGGAGAAATATCTGGTCACAACCGGTACCGGCGAGCAACGCAGCGCCGTTGGCGCGCAACAGGCGCGGGTTCGTGCCATCATCCAGCCGAAGAAGAAGGGCGAGGAAACGCCCGACAAGACGGCGCCGTTGACCCTGCGTCCGTCAGAAACCGTCCAGCCCTGA
- a CDS encoding EI24 domain-containing protein — protein sequence MNLLLLALARSLGSLGHLRVWRALLLPAVLALIVMAGLSFFLLDQIVAFLLDAPPVHWIATWGALAFAHLLASLGGWLLLLSAAYLVAVVLAGILVMPRLLELLSVGDYADVERRGKDSMLASTANSLWAALLFVLGGALTLPLWLIPGAGLFLPLFWMAWLNRRTFAYDALTLHATPAEWRELRRRHAGALFGLGIVMAVLSHVPVVGLLAPSLAALGYIHFCLEALRRLRSAPTAIEFNRENT from the coding sequence ATGAATCTCCTGTTACTGGCGCTGGCGCGCAGCCTCGGTTCGCTAGGGCATCTTCGCGTCTGGCGCGCCTTGTTGTTGCCGGCGGTGCTGGCGTTGATCGTCATGGCCGGCCTGTCCTTCTTCTTGCTCGACCAGATCGTCGCCTTCCTGCTTGATGCGCCGCCGGTGCACTGGATTGCCACCTGGGGCGCCCTGGCGTTCGCGCATCTGCTCGCTTCGCTCGGCGGCTGGCTGCTGCTGCTGTCGGCCGCCTATCTGGTCGCTGTCGTGCTGGCCGGTATCCTCGTCATGCCGCGCCTGCTCGAGCTCCTGTCGGTTGGCGATTATGCCGATGTCGAGCGGCGCGGCAAGGACAGCATGCTTGCCTCGACCGCCAACAGCCTGTGGGCGGCGCTGCTTTTCGTGCTCGGTGGGGCGCTGACGCTGCCGCTCTGGCTGATTCCCGGTGCCGGCCTGTTCCTGCCCTTGTTCTGGATGGCCTGGCTCAACCGGCGAACTTTCGCCTACGACGCACTGACGCTGCATGCGACGCCGGCCGAATGGCGGGAACTGCGGCGTCGCCACGCCGGCGCGCTTTTCGGTCTCGGAATCGTCATGGCGGTGCTGTCGCATGTGCCGGTGGTCGGGTTGCTGGCGCCGTCGCTGGCAGCGCTGGGGTATATTCATTTCTGTCTCGAAGCCTTGCGTCGCTTGCGCAGCGCGCCGACGGCGATCGAATTCAATCGGGAGAACACATGA
- the metK gene encoding methionine adenosyltransferase → MSHEYLFTSESVSEGHPDKVADQISDSVLDAILAEDPKGRVACETLVSTGLVVISGEITTKAHINYREIAQETVRRIGYNDSEIGFDYKSCAVLAAINRQSPDIAQGVNEGQGIDLDQGAGDQGLMFGYACNETPTLMPLPIYYAHRLMERQAEVRRDGRLPWLRPDAKSQLTVKYVDNKPVAIDTVVLSTQHGPDVSHAQISEAVIEEIIKPVLPKELISEQTRYLVNPTGRFVVGGPHGDCGLTGRKIIVDSYGGMARHGGGAFSGKDPSKVDRSAAYAARYVAKNVVAAGLADRCEVQIAYAIGVARPVSLMVDTFGTGKIADTKIVELIGKHFDLRPKGIIQSLNLLRPIYAKTAAYGHFGRDEPEFTWEATDKAAALRADAGL, encoded by the coding sequence ATGTCGCACGAGTATCTATTCACTTCCGAATCGGTATCCGAAGGCCATCCCGACAAAGTCGCCGACCAGATTTCCGATTCGGTGCTCGACGCCATCCTGGCCGAGGATCCAAAAGGCCGCGTTGCGTGCGAAACGCTGGTTTCGACCGGCCTCGTCGTCATCTCCGGTGAAATCACCACCAAGGCTCACATCAACTATCGCGAAATCGCTCAGGAGACCGTCCGCCGCATCGGCTACAACGACTCCGAGATCGGCTTCGACTACAAGAGCTGCGCCGTGCTCGCCGCCATCAATCGCCAGTCACCGGACATTGCCCAGGGCGTCAATGAAGGCCAGGGGATCGATCTCGACCAGGGCGCCGGCGACCAGGGCCTGATGTTCGGCTATGCCTGCAACGAAACGCCGACGCTGATGCCGCTGCCGATTTACTACGCGCACCGCCTGATGGAGCGCCAGGCCGAGGTACGCCGCGACGGCCGCCTGCCCTGGCTGCGCCCGGACGCCAAGAGCCAGCTGACGGTCAAGTACGTCGACAACAAACCGGTCGCGATCGATACCGTCGTGCTCTCCACCCAGCATGGCCCGGACGTCTCGCACGCCCAGATTTCCGAAGCCGTCATCGAAGAAATCATCAAGCCGGTCCTGCCGAAGGAGTTGATTTCAGAGCAAACCCGTTACCTCGTCAACCCGACCGGTCGCTTCGTCGTCGGCGGACCGCACGGCGACTGCGGCCTGACCGGCCGCAAGATCATCGTCGACAGCTACGGCGGCATGGCCCGTCATGGCGGCGGCGCCTTCTCCGGCAAGGATCCGTCCAAGGTCGACCGCTCGGCGGCCTATGCGGCGCGTTACGTTGCCAAGAACGTCGTTGCTGCCGGCCTCGCTGACCGCTGCGAAGTGCAGATCGCCTATGCGATCGGCGTGGCCAGGCCGGTCTCTCTGATGGTCGACACCTTCGGCACGGGAAAGATCGCCGACACCAAGATCGTCGAACTCATTGGCAAGCACTTCGACCTGCGTCCCAAGGGCATCATCCAGTCGCTCAACCTGCTGCGTCCGATCTACGCCAAGACGGCAGCGTACGGCCACTTTGGTCGCGACGAACCGGAATTCACCTGGGAAGCAACCGACAAGGCCGCCGCACTGCGCGCCGACGCCGGCCTGTAA